One Lampris incognitus isolate fLamInc1 chromosome 18, fLamInc1.hap2, whole genome shotgun sequence genomic region harbors:
- the gdf6b gene encoding growth/differentiation factor 6-B encodes MDLHHIAAFFVVLVFVLKMPCFQTLAVFPPASKSSKVTKLFDGQEASRYFKEFYMPPSAERHGKASPKDLVEPHDYMLSIYKTFSTAEKLGLNASFYRSSKAANTIASFVDNGQDDLPLSPLRRQQYLFDVSTLSDRAEVLGAELRIYTKVSGNLRISETEPIDIQLLSCHDQQLLDSKTLDLQDSHRPKWEVLDVWEIFRDRQHLTQGSRFCLELRATLDNPERELDLHLLGLHRHGRPQQKKAILVVFTRSKKRQTLFSERREGMALLGLERRSKERGGRTKASRRRRTTALKNRHGKRHGRKSKTRCSKKPLHVNFRELGWDDWIIAPLDYEAYHCEGVCDFPLRSHLEPTNHAIIQTLMNSMNPSNMPPSCCAPTKLSPISILYIDSGNNVVYKQYEDMVVESCGCR; translated from the exons ATGGATCTCCATCACATCGCTGCCTTCTTCGTAGTGCTTGTGTTTGTACTGAAAATGCCCTGTTTTCAGACGCTTGCTGTTTTTCCGCCCGCCTCCAAGAGCAGCAAGGTAACCAAACTGTTCGATGGTCAAGAAGCGTCCAGGTATTTCAAAGAGTTTTACATGCCGCCCTCCGCTGAGAGACACGGCAAAGCAAGTCCTAAAGATTTAGTAGAGCCTCACGACTACATGCTGTCTATTTATAAGACCTTCTCTACGGCAGAGAAATTAGGACTCAACGCAAGTTTCTATCGCTCATCAAAGGCTGCAAACACTATCGCCAGTTTTGTGGACAATGGACAAG ATGACCTCCCACTCTCTCCTTTGAGAAGACAGCAGTATCTGTTTGACGTCTCAACCCTCTCAGACAGAGCCGAGGTGCTGGGGGCTGAGCTCAGGATATACACCAAAGTGTCTGGGAATTTGAGAATATCAGAAACAGAGCCCATCGACATCCAGCTTCTCTCCTGCCACGATCAGCAGCTGCTCGACTCGAAAACACTGGATCTCCAGGATTCCCACAGGCCCAAATGGGAGGTGTTGGATGTGTGGGAAATATTCAGAGACCGGCAGCATCTGACCCAGGGGTCTCGGTTTTGCCTGGAGCTCAGAGCCACGCTGGACAACCCCGAGAGGGAGCTGGACCTGCACCTCCTGGGCCTGCACAGGCACGGGAGGCCTCAACAGAAGAAGGCCATCTTGGTGGTGTTCACTAGGTCCAAAAAAAGGCAGACCCTCTTCagtgagaggagagagggcaTGGCATTGCTGGGCCTGGAAAGGAGGTCTAAAGAAAGGGGGGGGCGCACCAAAGCCAGCAGGAGACGGAGGACGACGGCGTTGAAGAACCGCCACGGGAAGCGGCACGGCAGGAAGTCCAAGACGAGGTGCAGCAAGAAACCGCTGCACGTCAATTTCAGAGAGCTGGGCTGGGACGACTGGATCATCGCCCCTCTGGATTATGAGGCATACCACTGTGAGGGTGTATGCGACTTCCCCCTGCGGTCCCACCTGGAGCCCACCAACCACGCCATCATCCAGACACTGATGAACTCCATGAACCCCAGTAACATGCCCCCGAGCTGCTGCGCCCCGACCAAACTCAGCCCCATCAGCATCCTCTACATCGACTCAGGAAACAATGTGGTCTATAAACAGTATGAGGACATGGTGGTGGAGTCTTGCGGTTGTAGGTAG